Within the Balaenoptera acutorostrata chromosome 10, mBalAcu1.1, whole genome shotgun sequence genome, the region GTCCGAGAGCTAGATGGGAGGtaatttattgattaatttataCTAATGATAAATAACGTtgattgtattttaatatttaaaatctttaggATACGTGGCTTTTAGATGGCTTCTTGGCTATCTGAAATTGATGTTACTGGAGATTTACATAAACCTTTTTTGGCAATCAAAGGAGTGAACAGTTTTAGTGTAGATACCTAggaaaagtttctttttattcagTTGGCCAtggaagaaaatgattttaacGGTCAGTTCTTGGTGGGTGGATAGCTGCATATGGTTGAAACATTTTAATCTAAATGCACCACAAAGCATCAACTGTGTTGTCACCTTTGAATTGTTTCTAAAATAATTGTGGAATCAGACACTTCTCTTATGGCCACAAACTGATTGTAGGTGGATGATGGTTACGTGGGTTTATTGTACTGTTATCTTTTACATgttggaaataattttgtttagGAACTGTGGCTCGTACAGttattttcctttgcatttacaatgttctgttagctGGCTGATAAGCAACACCTGAGTCTTAACAGTGAATAGGTGTTGCCCTTCTCCTTCCTGGCATTTGAAAACCATTGGATTTcatgaaaacaaggaaaataatcgTTAAGAGCCAAAAATTAAAGGGTCTGAGAGTTGGCTGTAAAGCTGTATAAAAGGTCATTTATCTAAGCAGGTTACAGAAACATTTttccagggccccacctcttGCCAGTCACTGTCCACATATGGTGGACTATCTAAACATAATGGTTGTGGACCAATGAAGAGGTGGGaaataactgtctttttttttttttttcctcccctcctgTTCTCAATTGCAGTTTCTTACGTGTCAAGTATTGTGTGTGATGAttgaggggagagggagatgtAAAATGGCCAGAATGCTTCTGTCTTTCTTACTGCTATTTACCTggcggggggttggggaggaggggagaccaGCAGATACATAGTGTATAGTAAGGTTGGTAAACAGTTGTTGCAGCCTCAAAGGAAGAAGTCAAAACAGGATGTACAGATGAAGTAGTTGTGGGAGGATGAATCCAGGGGTTTTCACACTTAAATTGCACCTGTTATCATTGAGTCCAATGATCAGACTAACGGCAATAAAATGTAAGGAAGTTGGTTTCCTTTACTAGAAAAAATAAGGGAACTAAAATTTCCTTTGGTATTAAGGATTCTGCAGACATTAAGATGTATTTTTTGCAAAGAAGCTAATTATaggagtgggttttttttttcccttgctttaaTATCCTCGAAAGTCAGTTGGGCTGCTTTAAATTTAACGTTTCTTCCCCTCCTAGAACACTATGTGGCTGCCGAGTAAGAGTGGAACTGTCGAATGGTGAAAAGAGAAGTCGAAATCGTGGCCCACCTCCTTCTTGGGGTCGTCGCCCTCGAGATGATTATCGGAGGAGGAGTCCTCCACCTCGCCGCAGGTACTTAGAGAGAGCGTGTTTAGAGGTATTGGTGTAATGGAGTAGCTAATAGGAGCAGGTATTTCTCTTAAAGTTTGTTGGtgggttttaaattttgaagaatcAGGTTTTTATGAAACATTTGCTGGGTGTAGTTTGGGATATGTGAGTTGTGCTGAGTGTTGGCTTGTCTTTAGGTCATTGTTCATGTTGGTAGTCAGTAACTTCTATCTTGGATCTATCTTCTAGTTCATCTTCTAGTTGCATCTTTCCAAGTCTTCCCTTATACTTCAATTTAGgcctttttccatttcttgacTCCATAATGACAAACATTACATTCAACTCTAGCTCTTcacaaaaatgtgttttctgttaGCACGATTGTAATATTTATCAAGCAGGCAGCTGTTTTAATGTTACAACTGGTAAAGTAGAAATCATTCTGAAACTAACTTAAGTCACTGACCAATAAAGGGGGCTAAAGTAATCCCAGTCATCTGTTCTTCAAACCCAAATAGGAGAGAATGCAgttttttttataattgaaaatggCATCATTCTTGGACCAGGCAGTATTGTCTGGATGCTAACTCCACATCTCCTCAAACCTCCAAAATAGTTTCTGTAGGACTGAATTTGCCTCTTACAGGTGAGTGAAGTCCTAGGAGATAGGAGTTCAAAATCTTGCCCCTTTTgctgttttgaaaaacaaaacaacacactgTTGCCCATCATAATAAAGAGTATTTGTTAGCTAATAGATGGTTGTACTGAtggcttgtttttcattttttttttgtgctttttggtccatctattaataaaaatgaacccCGTTACAGAGTCACCATCATGTCTCTTCTCACCACCCTCTGAGTCTGCATTAGCCAGTCAACTAGCCCTTTCAGCGTCATGTGACCAGCGCGCCCCATTCAGCTTGGCTGGTGTCGTTTCACATGACCCAGGCATGGCCAGTCGTCAGGTTGCACCGCCCTTTGGTTCCCGAGCATGCTGTTTTCTCTCAGCCTTCTCTCCAACCTTAACCAAATCGGCAGCAGCCACCTCGACCGCCCACACATTCCTGGCCAATCAGCTCAGCTGTTTATTTACCAAATGTCTTCACAACAACTACAGCAGCAGCCTTCGGCTaacaaaaaagcaggaaaaatccACAACACCCCCTTCGCCAACCAACTAAATCCAACGCAACATCTGGCAAAACCTTTTCAGCAAATTCTTCCTGGCCGTCAGTCCGGCAGCCTCACCTCACCATTTCTAGCTTGTTGAAACCCAAAAACTAGTAAGTTTTTCCTGCTTATACAGTTTACTGCTGGTTAAAATAAGGAGTAAGCGGCttaaagtaattctttttttctggatcaAAGGCTGGCTGTGCATAATTGAATGGtaacgtacatatatatattgcttGAATAAAACTTTTAAGGGTGATAGGGAACTCATAATGTAACTAGACCTTCAAGTGAAACTTATTTGCATGTGTGAGATGCcaaactaaaaattttaataactctAACAGATTTAGCTTTCCTTTCTAGCAAAAATTTGTTGAATCCTATCACCTTTAAATGGTTTTACTaacagttttcaaaatttttaaattatggggGTGAAGTGGGCCAAGCTAAGGTAATTTTGATAAGCCTAAACACACTCTTAAATGTGATGATCACAAATGCAGTTCTAATGTAGCACTTAATGGCATCAATATTTACACCTAGCGCGTTTTCACAAAATTACACTATCCACCTGGTACCTAAGTCTTGTCATGGACTTGCAGGTTTGCATGGGTTCCAAATACTGGTTTATGGTACTGTTTTTGGAACTACTTGTGGGACTACATTTTGGTGTGGTGTTTGGGTAGTGAAGTTAGTTTGACATGAAGTTTTGCATTGGACAGATCTGCTGTGAAGCATTCTTTGTTAAAGTGAATCCATGGTTGGAATAGCTGCTTTTCACTTGAGCTTTTGGTTCCTTAATCCTtctgtgccttttttttcttttctttttttaaaaaaaaattttttttttattttttggacgaTGGGTGCCAGTTCTTCGGCACATTCACTGGGCCCAACAGTGAGATTGAAAAGTTGGGAAATGCCTCACGCCATAAATGCTAATTGACAATTGGCctaattttcctgttttctgctTTTAGATCTCCAAGACGGAGAAGCTTCTCCCGCAGCCGGAGCAGGTGAATAACCTTTTTGGGGGGCCACATTCTCAGAAGTGGGAGTGTTTGTGCTATTCCTAAGCTGTTTCCCCCATGACTTGGTTAATGGTGATAGACCTTGACTTCAGTAATGAATCAACTGGCATAGCTTTTAGCTTTCAGAAACTTCTCTTAGAAGTATTTGTTGTGTATAATCCTGAATggccctgtttttcttttccctctgactTCAGGTCCCTTTCTAGAgataggagaagagagagatcacTGTCCCGGGAGAGAAATCACAAGCCGTCCCGATCTTTCTCTAGGTCTCGTAGGTAAGATCTTTAATGACCTGAGCCATTTAAGACCTTGCATACATAATgtattaaaagcagaaataggTCTTCTTTTAAGCCACTTGGATAAAAATTTTACAACTTTTTCCCATAAAAATCTTTTGATGAAGTTTTGTCAGTGTAACCGAGTTACAGGTGtaacttctgtttttctgtttatcaGCCGATCTAggtcaaatgaaaggaaatagaagaccagTTTGCAAGAGGAGTGGTGTACAGGAAATAACTTCATTTGACAGGAGTAtgtacagaaaattcaagttttgtttgagACTTCATAAGCTtggtgcatttttaaaatgttttagctGTTCACATTTGTTTGTCTCTTGGAACAGTGACACATAAAGGTGTAATTCTCTATGGTTTGAAATGGATCATATGAGGCATGTAATATCAAGAATTGTTACTTTACAATGTTCCCTTAAGCAAAATTgaatttgctttgaatttttagTCTTGCATAgactgataataaaaataaacctctTAATTCCTGCCCAGCTAAAGTGTGATGTTTAATATTACGGAaacaaaactggcaaaaattaaaaagactctGTAGCTGGGATATGGTATGCAGCTGTAGTTAAGCAGTCTTtaaaagctgctgtgaacacaaGCCAGCAGGTAAAAATTAAAGCTGCACCCTTAAACTAGATTAGAGGTTTAAAAATTCCACTAGTCTTCACACTGGACAAGAGGTTGTCCAGTGGGTTTAGAATCTAAGAAGTTTCAAGAAAGTTAGTTTACCTTTGCTTTAGGTCGTAAGTTCCTTCTGTGATTGCTGTATATGGATACATAGCTCTTTGTAATATTATTTGGAAATTTGAGACTATTCAAGATACCCATGTCCTGCCAGTTTAAGGGTACATTGTAGAGCTGAACTTTGAGTTACtgtgcaagattttttttttcatgctgtcatttgtaatatgttttgtgaGAATCCTTGGGATTAAAGTTTTGGTTACAAATTGTTGTTTAACCTGAAAGCCTGTTTTTCCTTGCAAAACTAAAATCTGAGCTTGGTACCAATCAAGTCCAGGTATAACATTCCTGTTGGAAGCCATACTTAACATTTTCTTGTAAAgtgcttttgaaaataaaatattaacataatcGTGTAATAGTTGAACCCACTATTACCATAGTTCTTG harbors:
- the SRSF3 gene encoding serine/arginine-rich splicing factor 3, coding for MHRDSCPLDCKVYVGNLGNNGNKTELERAFGYYGPLRSVWVARNPPGFAFVEFEDPRDAADAVRELDGRTLCGCRVRVELSNGEKRSRNRGPPPSWGRRPRDDYRRRSPPPRRRSPRRRSFSRSRSRSLSRDRRRERSLSRERNHKPSRSFSRSRSRSRSNERK